In one Nicotiana sylvestris chromosome 8, ASM39365v2, whole genome shotgun sequence genomic region, the following are encoded:
- the LOC104230506 gene encoding protein trichome birefringence-like 26 isoform X4 — MKAAISNNVNYKKQFSVVFIKFAVCFLLMGFAYRLFLSSFVQFSTVEVSDTAFVSNKTSSDLTMDRSTSQNGKCDLFKGDWVQDPTGPFYTNHTCYSIEAHQNCMRNGRPDTGYLYWRWKPKDCEIPKFNPKKFVHMMRGKSLAFVGDSIMRNHVQSLLCILSQVYSIKFVGQSCFISWCCISQLIILGLALEMAYLLILALTALKSNVTLSYTNIVTEYSWRNKVMRSTMTSNTKAEDAQLHLDKLDDVWTRQFDNFDYVVIAGGKWYLKSAIYYENNKIVGCHNCPGKNITEVGFEYAYRKALNSTLKYITRSKHKAYTFFRTATPDHFENGEWNTGGYCNRTDPFKEGEIDIRDIDEANIDGHIAAHKSESGTIFHFVMYNIPLLFEIH, encoded by the exons ATGAAGGCTGCGATTAGCAACAACGTTAATTACAAGAAGCAATTCTCTGTGGTTTTTATAAAGTTTGCTGTCTGTTTTCTGTTGATGGGTTTTGCTTATCGTTTATTCTTGTCCAGCTTTGTACAATTTTCCACTGTTGAGGTTTCTGATACAGCTTTTGTTTCCAACAAGACATCCAGTGATCTTACAATGGACAGAAGTACTTCACAAAATG GAAAATGCGATTTATTTAAAGGAGATTGGGTTCAAGATCCAACAGGTCCATTTTACACTAATCACACTTGTTATTCAATTGAAGCTCACCAAAATTGTATGAGAAATGGGAGGCCTGATACTGGCTATCTTTACTGGAGATGGAAACCCAAAGATTGTGAGATACCTAAATTCAATCCCAAGAAGTTCGTTCATATGATGCGGGGCAAATCGTTAGCCTTCGTTGGTGATTCAATTATGCGCAATCATGTACAGTCATTGCTTTGCATTCTCTCTCAG GTTTATTCGATAAAATTTGTTGGACAGTCTTGTTTTATAAGCTGGTGTTGTATCTCTCAGCTCATAATATTGGGCCTTGCTTTGGAGATGGCTTACCTTCTCATATTGGCTCTCACTGCTTTAAAAAGTAATGTCACTCTCAGCTACACCAATATTGTCACTGAATACAGCTG GAGGAACAAGGTGATGAGGTCTACCATGACAAGCAATACAAAAGCAGAAGATG CCCAGCTTCACCTTGACAAACTCGATGATGTTTGGACTCGACAATTTGACAATTTCGATTATGTAGTTATTGCTGGAGGGAAATGGTACCTGAAATCTGCAATTTACTACGAGAACAACAAGATTGTTGGCTGCCACAACTGCCCTGGTAAGAACATAACAGAAGTTGGATTCGAGTATGCATATCGCAAAGCACTGAATTCGACTCTGAAATACATCACAAGATCGAAGCACAAGGCGTATACTTTCTTTAGAACCGCAACACCGGATCACTTTGAGAACGGTGAATGGAACACCGGAGGTTATTGTAATAGAACAGATCCTTTCAAAGAAGGCGAGATTGACATTAGAGACATCGATGAG GCAAATATTGACGGCCACATTGCTGCACATAAATCAGAGTCTGGCACGATATTCCATTTCGTCATGTATAATATCCCCCTTCTCTTTGAGATTCATTGA
- the LOC104230506 gene encoding protein trichome birefringence-like 25 isoform X5, whose product MKAAISNNVNYKKQFSVVFIKFAVCFLLMGFAYRLFLSSFVQFSTVEVSDTAFVSNKTSSDLTMDRSTSQNGKCDLFKGDWVQDPTGPFYTNHTCYSIEAHQNCMRNGRPDTGYLYWRWKPKDCEIPKFNPKKFVHMMRGKSLAFVGDSIMRNHVQSLLCILSQVYSIKFVGQSCFISWCCISQLIILGLALEMAYLLILALTALKSNVTLSYTNIVTEYSWRNKVMRSTMTSNTKAEDAQLHLDKLDDVWTRQFDNFDYVVIAGGKWYLKSAIYYENNKIVGCHNCPGKY is encoded by the exons ATGAAGGCTGCGATTAGCAACAACGTTAATTACAAGAAGCAATTCTCTGTGGTTTTTATAAAGTTTGCTGTCTGTTTTCTGTTGATGGGTTTTGCTTATCGTTTATTCTTGTCCAGCTTTGTACAATTTTCCACTGTTGAGGTTTCTGATACAGCTTTTGTTTCCAACAAGACATCCAGTGATCTTACAATGGACAGAAGTACTTCACAAAATG GAAAATGCGATTTATTTAAAGGAGATTGGGTTCAAGATCCAACAGGTCCATTTTACACTAATCACACTTGTTATTCAATTGAAGCTCACCAAAATTGTATGAGAAATGGGAGGCCTGATACTGGCTATCTTTACTGGAGATGGAAACCCAAAGATTGTGAGATACCTAAATTCAATCCCAAGAAGTTCGTTCATATGATGCGGGGCAAATCGTTAGCCTTCGTTGGTGATTCAATTATGCGCAATCATGTACAGTCATTGCTTTGCATTCTCTCTCAG GTTTATTCGATAAAATTTGTTGGACAGTCTTGTTTTATAAGCTGGTGTTGTATCTCTCAGCTCATAATATTGGGCCTTGCTTTGGAGATGGCTTACCTTCTCATATTGGCTCTCACTGCTTTAAAAAGTAATGTCACTCTCAGCTACACCAATATTGTCACTGAATACAGCTG GAGGAACAAGGTGATGAGGTCTACCATGACAAGCAATACAAAAGCAGAAGATG CCCAGCTTCACCTTGACAAACTCGATGATGTTTGGACTCGACAATTTGACAATTTCGATTATGTAGTTATTGCTGGAGGGAAATGGTACCTGAAATCTGCAATTTACTACGAGAACAACAAGATTGTTGGCTGCCACAACTGCCCTG GCAAATATTGA
- the LOC104230506 gene encoding protein trichome birefringence-like 26 isoform X1 has translation MKAAISNNVNYKKQFSVVFIKFAVCFLLMGFAYRLFLSSFVQFSTVEVSDTAFVSNKTSSDLTMDRSTSQNGKCDLFKGDWVQDPTGPFYTNHTCYSIEAHQNCMRNGRPDTGYLYWRWKPKDCEIPKFNPKKFVHMMRGKSLAFVGDSIMRNHVQSLLCILSQVYSIKFVGQSCFISWCCISQLIILGLALEMAYLLILALTALKSNVTLSYTNIVTEYSWRNKVMRSTMTSNTKAEDAQLHLDKLDDVWTRQFDNFDYVVIAGGKWYLKSAIYYENNKIVGCHNCPGKNITEVGFEYAYRKALNSTLKYITRSKHKAYTFFRTATPDHFENGEWNTGGYCNRTDPFKEGEIDIRDIDEVMRKIELEEFERALRIGSEVGLRIRLFDTTFLSLLRPDGHPGVYRQFQPFAGDSRHSKIQNDCLHWCLPGPIDSWNDLMMEILVSS, from the exons ATGAAGGCTGCGATTAGCAACAACGTTAATTACAAGAAGCAATTCTCTGTGGTTTTTATAAAGTTTGCTGTCTGTTTTCTGTTGATGGGTTTTGCTTATCGTTTATTCTTGTCCAGCTTTGTACAATTTTCCACTGTTGAGGTTTCTGATACAGCTTTTGTTTCCAACAAGACATCCAGTGATCTTACAATGGACAGAAGTACTTCACAAAATG GAAAATGCGATTTATTTAAAGGAGATTGGGTTCAAGATCCAACAGGTCCATTTTACACTAATCACACTTGTTATTCAATTGAAGCTCACCAAAATTGTATGAGAAATGGGAGGCCTGATACTGGCTATCTTTACTGGAGATGGAAACCCAAAGATTGTGAGATACCTAAATTCAATCCCAAGAAGTTCGTTCATATGATGCGGGGCAAATCGTTAGCCTTCGTTGGTGATTCAATTATGCGCAATCATGTACAGTCATTGCTTTGCATTCTCTCTCAG GTTTATTCGATAAAATTTGTTGGACAGTCTTGTTTTATAAGCTGGTGTTGTATCTCTCAGCTCATAATATTGGGCCTTGCTTTGGAGATGGCTTACCTTCTCATATTGGCTCTCACTGCTTTAAAAAGTAATGTCACTCTCAGCTACACCAATATTGTCACTGAATACAGCTG GAGGAACAAGGTGATGAGGTCTACCATGACAAGCAATACAAAAGCAGAAGATG CCCAGCTTCACCTTGACAAACTCGATGATGTTTGGACTCGACAATTTGACAATTTCGATTATGTAGTTATTGCTGGAGGGAAATGGTACCTGAAATCTGCAATTTACTACGAGAACAACAAGATTGTTGGCTGCCACAACTGCCCTGGTAAGAACATAACAGAAGTTGGATTCGAGTATGCATATCGCAAAGCACTGAATTCGACTCTGAAATACATCACAAGATCGAAGCACAAGGCGTATACTTTCTTTAGAACCGCAACACCGGATCACTTTGAGAACGGTGAATGGAACACCGGAGGTTATTGTAATAGAACAGATCCTTTCAAAGAAGGCGAGATTGACATTAGAGACATCGATGAGGTAATGCGTAAAATTGAGTTGGAAGAATTTGAGAGAGCTTTGAGAATAGGTTCTGAAGTTGGGTTGAGAATAAGGTTGTTTGACACCACTTTCCTTTCGTTGCTTCGGCCAGACGGTCACCCAGGAGTCTACAGGCAATTCCAGCCATTTGCAGGAGACAGTAGAcactcaaaaattcaaaatgatTGTCTACATTGGTGCTTGCCTGGTCCAATAGATTCTTGGAATGATTTAATGATGGAAATTTTGGTCAGCAGTTGA
- the LOC104230506 gene encoding protein trichome birefringence-like 26 isoform X2 — MKAAISNNVNYKKQFSVVFIKFAVCFLLMGFAYRLFLSSFVQFSTVEVSDTAFVSNKTSSDLTMDRSTSQNGKCDLFKGDWVQDPTGPFYTNHTCYSIEAHQNCMRNGRPDTGYLYWRWKPKDCEIPKFNPKKFVHMMRGKSLAFVGDSIMRNHVQSLLCILSQLIILGLALEMAYLLILALTALKSNVTLSYTNIVTEYSWRNKVMRSTMTSNTKAEDAQLHLDKLDDVWTRQFDNFDYVVIAGGKWYLKSAIYYENNKIVGCHNCPGKNITEVGFEYAYRKALNSTLKYITRSKHKAYTFFRTATPDHFENGEWNTGGYCNRTDPFKEGEIDIRDIDEVMRKIELEEFERALRIGSEVGLRIRLFDTTFLSLLRPDGHPGVYRQFQPFAGDSRHSKIQNDCLHWCLPGPIDSWNDLMMEILVSS; from the exons ATGAAGGCTGCGATTAGCAACAACGTTAATTACAAGAAGCAATTCTCTGTGGTTTTTATAAAGTTTGCTGTCTGTTTTCTGTTGATGGGTTTTGCTTATCGTTTATTCTTGTCCAGCTTTGTACAATTTTCCACTGTTGAGGTTTCTGATACAGCTTTTGTTTCCAACAAGACATCCAGTGATCTTACAATGGACAGAAGTACTTCACAAAATG GAAAATGCGATTTATTTAAAGGAGATTGGGTTCAAGATCCAACAGGTCCATTTTACACTAATCACACTTGTTATTCAATTGAAGCTCACCAAAATTGTATGAGAAATGGGAGGCCTGATACTGGCTATCTTTACTGGAGATGGAAACCCAAAGATTGTGAGATACCTAAATTCAATCCCAAGAAGTTCGTTCATATGATGCGGGGCAAATCGTTAGCCTTCGTTGGTGATTCAATTATGCGCAATCATGTACAGTCATTGCTTTGCATTCTCTCTCAG CTCATAATATTGGGCCTTGCTTTGGAGATGGCTTACCTTCTCATATTGGCTCTCACTGCTTTAAAAAGTAATGTCACTCTCAGCTACACCAATATTGTCACTGAATACAGCTG GAGGAACAAGGTGATGAGGTCTACCATGACAAGCAATACAAAAGCAGAAGATG CCCAGCTTCACCTTGACAAACTCGATGATGTTTGGACTCGACAATTTGACAATTTCGATTATGTAGTTATTGCTGGAGGGAAATGGTACCTGAAATCTGCAATTTACTACGAGAACAACAAGATTGTTGGCTGCCACAACTGCCCTGGTAAGAACATAACAGAAGTTGGATTCGAGTATGCATATCGCAAAGCACTGAATTCGACTCTGAAATACATCACAAGATCGAAGCACAAGGCGTATACTTTCTTTAGAACCGCAACACCGGATCACTTTGAGAACGGTGAATGGAACACCGGAGGTTATTGTAATAGAACAGATCCTTTCAAAGAAGGCGAGATTGACATTAGAGACATCGATGAGGTAATGCGTAAAATTGAGTTGGAAGAATTTGAGAGAGCTTTGAGAATAGGTTCTGAAGTTGGGTTGAGAATAAGGTTGTTTGACACCACTTTCCTTTCGTTGCTTCGGCCAGACGGTCACCCAGGAGTCTACAGGCAATTCCAGCCATTTGCAGGAGACAGTAGAcactcaaaaattcaaaatgatTGTCTACATTGGTGCTTGCCTGGTCCAATAGATTCTTGGAATGATTTAATGATGGAAATTTTGGTCAGCAGTTGA
- the LOC104230506 gene encoding protein trichome birefringence-like 26 isoform X3, with translation MKAAISNNVNYKKQFSVVFIKFAVCFLLMGFAYRLFLSSFVQFSTVEVSDTAFVSNKTSSDLTMDRSTSQNGKCDLFKGDWVQDPTGPFYTNHTCYSIEAHQNCMRNGRPDTGYLYWRWKPKDCEIPKFNPKKFVHMMRGKSLAFVGDSIMRNHVQSLLCILSQEEQGDEVYHDKQYKSRRWYFPIHDLTLSVVWSPFLVKASIFEDNNGVSTDTAQLHLDKLDDVWTRQFDNFDYVVIAGGKWYLKSAIYYENNKIVGCHNCPGKNITEVGFEYAYRKALNSTLKYITRSKHKAYTFFRTATPDHFENGEWNTGGYCNRTDPFKEGEIDIRDIDEVMRKIELEEFERALRIGSEVGLRIRLFDTTFLSLLRPDGHPGVYRQFQPFAGDSRHSKIQNDCLHWCLPGPIDSWNDLMMEILVSS, from the exons ATGAAGGCTGCGATTAGCAACAACGTTAATTACAAGAAGCAATTCTCTGTGGTTTTTATAAAGTTTGCTGTCTGTTTTCTGTTGATGGGTTTTGCTTATCGTTTATTCTTGTCCAGCTTTGTACAATTTTCCACTGTTGAGGTTTCTGATACAGCTTTTGTTTCCAACAAGACATCCAGTGATCTTACAATGGACAGAAGTACTTCACAAAATG GAAAATGCGATTTATTTAAAGGAGATTGGGTTCAAGATCCAACAGGTCCATTTTACACTAATCACACTTGTTATTCAATTGAAGCTCACCAAAATTGTATGAGAAATGGGAGGCCTGATACTGGCTATCTTTACTGGAGATGGAAACCCAAAGATTGTGAGATACCTAAATTCAATCCCAAGAAGTTCGTTCATATGATGCGGGGCAAATCGTTAGCCTTCGTTGGTGATTCAATTATGCGCAATCATGTACAGTCATTGCTTTGCATTCTCTCTCAG GAGGAACAAGGTGATGAGGTCTACCATGACAAGCAATACAAAAGCAGAAGATGGTATTTTCCCATTCATGACTTAACTCTTTCAGTAGTTTGGTCACCTTTTCTTGTAAAAGCCAGTATTTTCGAAGATAACAATGGAGTTTCAACCGATACAGCCCAGCTTCACCTTGACAAACTCGATGATGTTTGGACTCGACAATTTGACAATTTCGATTATGTAGTTATTGCTGGAGGGAAATGGTACCTGAAATCTGCAATTTACTACGAGAACAACAAGATTGTTGGCTGCCACAACTGCCCTGGTAAGAACATAACAGAAGTTGGATTCGAGTATGCATATCGCAAAGCACTGAATTCGACTCTGAAATACATCACAAGATCGAAGCACAAGGCGTATACTTTCTTTAGAACCGCAACACCGGATCACTTTGAGAACGGTGAATGGAACACCGGAGGTTATTGTAATAGAACAGATCCTTTCAAAGAAGGCGAGATTGACATTAGAGACATCGATGAGGTAATGCGTAAAATTGAGTTGGAAGAATTTGAGAGAGCTTTGAGAATAGGTTCTGAAGTTGGGTTGAGAATAAGGTTGTTTGACACCACTTTCCTTTCGTTGCTTCGGCCAGACGGTCACCCAGGAGTCTACAGGCAATTCCAGCCATTTGCAGGAGACAGTAGAcactcaaaaattcaaaatgatTGTCTACATTGGTGCTTGCCTGGTCCAATAGATTCTTGGAATGATTTAATGATGGAAATTTTGGTCAGCAGTTGA